GAAGAATCGAGCGCGCCCGCAGCGCGGCCGACGGGATCTCCACCATCGCACCGAACTTCGCCCGCAGCCCCGCCTCACGGCAGGCGTCGGCGAACGCCTTGGCATCCGTACGGTCCGCCACCATCGGGGCCATGACCTCAAGGTAGACGGGCAGCCCCTCAGCGGCCTTCGCCAAGGCCGTCAGTTGGGTGCGCAGCACCTCGGGATGGTCGAGGAGCGTCCGCAGACCACGCACACCAAGCGCCGGGTTCGGCTCGTCGCCCGGCGTAAGGAAGTCCAGCGGCTTGTCCGCACCCGCGTCGAGCACGCGGACGACGACACGACCCTCGGGGAAGGCCTCCAGCACCTGCCGGTAGGCCTCGACCTGCTTCTCCTCCGACGGTGCCTTCTTGCTGTCGTCCAGGAAAAGGAACTCGGTACGGAACAGACCGACGCCCTCGGCACCGGCCTCGACGGCGGCCGGTACGTCCGCGGGACCGCCGACATTGGCCAGCAGCGGCACCTTGTGACCGTCCGCCGTGGCCCCCGGACCGGTCGACGCCGCGAGAGCCGCCTTGCGCTCGGCAGCGGCGGCCTCCAGCTGCGCCTTCTTCTCCTCGCTCGGCTCCACGAAGATGTCGCCGGTGCTGCCGTCGACAGCGATCACGGTGCCTTCGGCCAGCTCACCGGCGCCCGGCAGAGCGACAACAGCCGGGACACCGAGCGCCCGCGCCAGAATCGCGCTGTGACTGGTCGGCCCACCCTCCTCGGTCACAAAGCCAAGAACGAGAGTCGGGTCCAGCAGTGCCGTGTCGGCGGGCGCGAGATCACGCGCCACCAGGACATAGGGCTCATCACTGTCCGGGACACCAGGCATGGGCACCCCGAGCAGACGAGCGACGATACGATTCCGCACGTCGTCGAGGTCGGCGACCCGGCCGGCGAGGTACTCACCGGCGCCCGCCAGCAGCTCGCGGTACGCGGCGAAGGCGTCGTACACCGCACGCTCGGCCGTGCTGCCGACGGCGATACGTCGGTCGACGTCCGCCATCAGCTCGGGGTCCTGGGCCATCATGGCCTGCGCCTCGAGCACGGCCTGGGCCTCACCACCCGCCAGGTTGCCGCGCGCCATCAGGTCGGCGGCCACAGCTTCCACGGCCTGGCGGGCGCGCCCCTGTTCACGCTCCGCGTCCTCCGCCGGAATCTGCTTGGCCGGCGGTTCGAGGACCGCCGTTCCCATGTGCCGAACCTCGCCGATCGCCACACCGTGGCTCACGCCGACGCCTCGCAGCGTTGCTTCCATCTCACCCGTCTCCGATAGTGCGGCGGGTCCCGCCGCCGCGGTGGTTGCCACTACTTGCCGTCATACGACGGAGCTGACGTCACTTCCAGACGAAGAGACTGTCGCCGGCCTTCACATCGCCGTCGTCACGCAGATCGGAGAGAGCCTCAGCTGTGGCCTCGAGGGCCACGATCGGGCAGACCGGCGACTTGCCGGCGGCTTCCACGGCAGCCGGGTTCCAACGCACGATGCTCTGACCGCGCGTCACGGTGTCGCCCTTGTTCACGAGCAGCTCGAAGCCTTCGCCGTTGAGCTGCACGGTGTCGATACCGAGGTGGGTGAGCACGCCATGGCCCTGCTCGTCGACGACGACGAAGGCGTGCGGGTGGAGCGAGACGATGACTCCGTCGACGGGGGCGACAGCCTCGGAAGGCTCACGCACGGGGTCGATCGCCGTGCCCGGGCCGACCATGGCTCCGGAGAAGACCGGATCGGGCACGGAAGCCAGTCCGATGGCGCGTCCAGCAAGAGGGGACGTCACGGTGGTCATGGGAAGCCTCCCAGGGGTGGAGATCTGTA
This DNA window, taken from Streptomyces sp. NBC_00663, encodes the following:
- the ptsP gene encoding phosphoenolpyruvate--protein phosphotransferase translates to MEATLRGVGVSHGVAIGEVRHMGTAVLEPPAKQIPAEDAEREQGRARQAVEAVAADLMARGNLAGGEAQAVLEAQAMMAQDPELMADVDRRIAVGSTAERAVYDAFAAYRELLAGAGEYLAGRVADLDDVRNRIVARLLGVPMPGVPDSDEPYVLVARDLAPADTALLDPTLVLGFVTEEGGPTSHSAILARALGVPAVVALPGAGELAEGTVIAVDGSTGDIFVEPSEEKKAQLEAAAAERKAALAASTGPGATADGHKVPLLANVGGPADVPAAVEAGAEGVGLFRTEFLFLDDSKKAPSEEKQVEAYRQVLEAFPEGRVVVRVLDAGADKPLDFLTPGDEPNPALGVRGLRTLLDHPEVLRTQLTALAKAAEGLPVYLEVMAPMVADRTDAKAFADACREAGLRAKFGAMVEIPSAALRARSILQEVEFLSLGTNDLAQYTFAADRQVGAVSRLQDPWQPALLDLMALSAEAAKAEGKSCGVCGEAASDPLLACVLTGMGVTSLSMGAASIPYVRATLAKYTLAQCERAAAAARAADSAEEARTAAQAVLSGE
- a CDS encoding PTS sugar transporter subunit IIA; translation: MTTVTSPLAGRAIGLASVPDPVFSGAMVGPGTAIDPVREPSEAVAPVDGVIVSLHPHAFVVVDEQGHGVLTHLGIDTVQLNGEGFELLVNKGDTVTRGQSIVRWNPAAVEAAGKSPVCPIVALEATAEALSDLRDDGDVKAGDSLFVWK